The genomic stretch GAAAATTAGAATACCCACCTAAGCCTGCATGGTACAGACACAAAACCAAGTCCGGAAAAATTCCAGGTGAGATCGCACCTGTTATCGAATGGGGATATCTCATCTACCTAACTGTATTCCGCAACTGCCAATATTTTGGTAAAGACGAAGAATGCGCGTACTGCGATATCAATCATAACTATAGACAACAGAAAAATGCAGGCAGACCGTATACAGGCGTTAAAGATATCGAAGATATTTTAGAAGTTCTGTCTTGGATAGATGCAGAAGACGAGATCGCGAAAGTTTACACCATCACTGGCGGTTCCGTAATCACTTCTCTTAAAAAGAAAAATGAAATAGATTTTTATTTAGAATACGCGCAAGCAATTGAGCAGAAGTTCCCTGGAAGATGGATGGGCAAGATTGTTTCCCAAGCCTGGGAGAATGATGACTGCAAAAAATTTAAAGACGCAGGAATCCAAGTTTACCATCCGAACTACGAAGTCTGGGAACCTGAACTATTCCGAAAAATTTGTCCTGGAAAAGAAGCTTATATCGGTAGAGACACTTGGATCAGAAGGATCGTTGATTCTGCAGAAATTTTTGGGCCTTCTTATGTGATCCCAAACTTTGTAGGTGGAGTAGAACTTTCTCAACCTTGGGGATTTGCCACAGTTGCAGAAGCAATTAAATCTACTGGAGAAGGTCTAGACTTCTTCATGTCAAAAGGTATCATGCCTAGATTTACTGCTTGGTGCCCGGAACCTTATACAACTTTAGGAACACAAGCCGGTCCTCCATTGGAATATTTCTGTGAATTACTCACAGTCTGGAAGTCTACATTCGAAAAATATAATCTACCAGTTCCTCCAGGTTACGGAGAACCAGGACCAGGAAAGGCGGTATTCTCCGTTTCCGCCTTTATGGATGTGATTGGCTATCCAGGAAGGGCTTAATCCCCTCCACTCGTAGAACGTTGCACTCTTCTCCAGGTATTTGCCCAAGAGGCAAAAGAGTTTTGGTTACGAGTTTGTAGATAAAGTTTTCCCTTACCGGAAAATTTGGCGACCAATCCTTCTCCAGATAAGAAGAGAGATTTTAATCCGCCTACTTTATCTATATGATAGTCCAAGCTTGGTTCGAATGCTACGATATGGCCTGTGTCAACGATGTACATTCCATCCACATCTACTTGGTGAATTGCTCCAAAGCTAGAAAAGAAAAGGTCTCCTGTTCCGGAAACTTTTAGAAAGAATAAACCTTCTCCCGCAAAAAATCCTTTGAAACCTCCCCATTTGCTGTCGATCACAAGCTCTGTGCCGCCAGCAACATAGGCACCTCTGCTTAAGATCAATTCTTCGTTTTTGAGAGTTCTATGTTCCAAGTCTCCTTGGGTAGCAGAGGTCAAAAATAATTCTCCATTTCCATTTTCTACAGTGAATGTGTTTTGGAAGAAGGACTCACCGCTGAATAACGCTCTTTTTGCGGATGCGAATATTCCCCCTTGGGCCTTGGTTTCCATTTTGACCTGAGGAGACATGGCAACCATTGCTCCGGATTCCGCACGAATGGATTCTCCGGAATTCAAATTGAGCTTTAGGATGGGAAAATCAGGTTTTGCTAATATTTCAAATTTCATATATTATTCCTTTCTAGGTGGTAATTCGGATCTGAACCAAGCGCCGAGTGTAGGCACATTTCTGGATTGGAGCCAGAGTCGTCCTCTTCCTTTAAATTTGGCGACTAAACCTTCTCCGCCCAAGAAGAAAGATTTCCAACCTCCGAACTTAGTGATCTCGTATTGCAGACCTTCTTCGAATGCTACGATATGGCCTGTATCTACTATAAATTCGCCTTCTACATCTAAGACTTCGATCCCACCGTAACTGGAGATAAGAACCGGTCCGCTTCCACTCAGTTTTAAGAAGAACAAAGACTCACCGCTGAAAAAACCTTTTAAGCCTTGGAACTTAGTATCTATATCTATCTCTGGTTTTGAAGCGAGAAAGGAACTGGATTGGATAAAAATTGTACCGTTCAATTCCAGTTTTTCGATATCACCAGGAAGTGTGGGAGCCAGTAAAACTTCGCCCGCTTGTGATGCAGAGAATGTGTTCATCCAGAAAGATTCTCCTCCTAAGAAGGCAGCCTTCAAGGATTTAAAAAGTCCTCCTTGTTGTGCCTTACTTGTTTGCATTTGGATATGAGAACTCATACTCATGAGAGCTCCCGCTTCCGCCTTGATGGATTCTCCGGAACTTAAATTTACTTTTGCTACGGAATAAGATGGTTTGTATAAAACTTGGATATTCATTTTAATTCCTAATATTTGTTAAACTGGAAGAAGTTTAGTAAGCCAGCTGATAAATCCGGAAGGCACTCTAGATTGGATCCATAGAGTTCCATTGCCTGAGAAATTTGCGACTAAACCTTCGCCACCTAGTAATGTGGATTTCCAATTTCCTCCCGCCTTTCCTACTTTGAATTGTAGAGAATTTTCGAAGGCGACTATATGACCTGTGTCTACAGTATAATTTCCTTCTACTCGGATTGGAACAATAGCTCCATAAGAACTTAAGAATACTTTTCCGGTTCCGGAAATTTCTAATAAGAACAGACCTTCTCCTCCGAATAAAGAACGAAGACCACCAAATTTAGAAACAACTTGGATGCCGGGATCGGATGCTAGATAAGATCCAGATTGAACAAAAATACTTTTTCCATTCAGATCCAGATCTATGATATCTCCGGGAAGATCGGGAGCAAGTCCGATCTCTCCTCCTGTATCGGGAGCTGTGTAAGTATTGAAGAAGAACGATTCTCCACCGAAAATTTTTCTGGAAAGTGCAGAAAGAAACCCACTTCCCATTTTGGTTTCTACACCCATTTTGGAACTCATGTACACCATGGCTCCGGCTTCCGATTTAATCGATTGACCAGGGCCTAATCTAAGTTTCAATAAGGAGAAGGAAGGTTTATGAGAGATCTGGAATTGCATACGCGGGAAAGTTTGGAAAATATTTTCCAAGGCGTCAATCGATTCCCGGGCTCGTAAATTTCTTTCTAGACTTCTTCTTATTTAAATTTAATCCGAATGAAACAAATTTTAATCACTGGCGCAAACCGAGGCATCGGTCTGGAACTCGCAAATATCTATGTTGAAAAAGGTTATACCGTTTACGCTGCTTGTAGAAAAAGTTCGGAACCGCTCCGTAGATTGGGTGTAAAAATTTTCGAAGGCCTGGACCTAACCCAAAGCCAAAGTTTCGAAACTCTTTCCGGTTTTTTAACCGGGGTCAAACTGGACATATTTATCAATAATGCAGGGATCCTGATCCCGGATAATTTGGAAAGTGTGGACTTTACGGAATTAGAAACTCAGATCCTGGTAAATGCGATCGGGCCAATCCGACTCAGCAGGCTTCTTCTTCCTAAACTTGGTCCAAATTCAAAACTGATATTTATCACTAGCAGAATGGGCTCTATCGCAGACAATACTTCCGGAGCCTATTATGGATACAGAATGTCCAAAGCCGCCTTGAACGCGGGTGCCGTTAGCCTAGCTCGTGACTTAAGCTCTAAAAAGATCTCTGTAGGTATTTTACATCCGGGAATGGTAGCTACCGAAATGACAGGTAGACAAGGAATTCCCCCTAGAAATGCAGCCGAAGGACTATTCCAACAGGTCGAAAAACTCTCTCCAGAACGGTCCGGAAGATTCTTTCACCAAAACGGGGAAGAGTTACCATGGTAATTGATTCTGTCTCCCTAAAACAACAACTGTTGTAAAAAAGAGACAGAAGTACAGAAATTTCTTTCAAATTATGTCTAGTTATCTCTGTACCGGGCTTTACTGCCTGTCTAAAACAATCTTTTTGCACTGCACCTGGCATGGATATTGCTTCTATAGTCCTAAAGGGTTAATTTGGACTTGGATCTCCAAGAACGTCCAATAAGATAAGAGCCCAAGTGCAAAGCGAATGGATTCCGGAATCGAAAGTTTCCGGGGTAGGAAATGATGAATTTCACTGAACATAGAAAAACTCTTAAAGAAACAGTTAGAATTAAGGGGATCGGATTACATTCCGGCAAAGAAGTAAATCTGATCGGGCACCCTGCTCCTGCTGGAAAAGGCATAGTCTTTGAATATAGAAAGGGAGAAGATAAAGCATCCATCCCTGTAGAATTAAGTAACGTGGTAGATACAAGTAACGCTACCACACTCGGAGATGGACTCCATAGGGTCCAAACTGTAGAGCATCTAATGGCAGCGGTATTCTCCTTAGGAATCACGGATATGGTCCTGGAAATCGACTCCGTAGAAGTTCCGATCATGGATGGATCTTCCCTTCCTTTCTTAGAAGCATTCGAAAGCACGGGTTATACCGAATTCGAAGAAAGAATAGAACCCATTTATGTTAAGAACCCAATGTGGGTAGTAGATGGGGACAAGTATCTTGTGATCCTTCCGAGCGAAACCTGGAAAGTGACGTACACAATTGACTTCCCTCACCCCCTTCTAAAAGGCCAGAATATCACAATCGATCTGGACCGCGACATTCTCAGAAACGAAATTTTACCAGCCAGAACCTTCGGATTTCTAAAAGACGTTGAAGCCCTCCAAGCAAGAGGTCTCGCTATGGGAGGCTCCTTGGACAATGCAATCGTTCTTACTCAGGATGGATACCTGAATGAATCCCTCCGCTACGAAAACGAATGTGTCCGACATAAAATTTTGGACCTGGTGGGAGATCTTTCCATCGCAGGAAGACCTATTATCGGACATTACTTGGCTTCCAAGGCGGGACATGCGCTGGACGTTTCCATGGCTAAGTTAGTCATGAGTTCAGTAACAGGAAATGAACTGGGCAAATACAAAAGCCGCCGGATCCCTCTTTTCAACAGAAAAGCGGCGATGGTCTAATCCGCTCGATTTCCCGCCTTTGATTTGGGCGGGAAGTCACAGATTTATAAAAGACTTGTCGATTCACTAAACTACTGTATTTCTACCTGCGGATATTCATTCTATGAATGGCGGCGGAAAAAGAAGTACATATATGGGGATAGTCGCTTTTCCCGGAAGGTTTTACGGTAAATGCGTAAAAGTCGGGACAAAGAGAAGACATCTTGCTCACGGCGCCTATATCCACGAGAGCCAGAAGCAGGAAGAGCTCAAAAAACTTGCGAGCGCTCTAGATTCTTCCAAAATAGAATTAAAATCTATCATCTCTAGTCTCAAAACAAGAGAACAAGATAGAGAACTTAAAGAAATTTTAGAAACCCAGGTCACGATCACGGAAGATCCGGGTTTGCAAGATTCATTTAGGAATCGCATTAAAGAATACAATGAAAATGCGTTTTTAGCGGTTCAAAATACGATCAACGAACTCACAGATAAGTTTACTCGTTTGGACAATCCATTCTTTCGAGAAAGATCAGATCATTTTCAGGATATTTCCAATCGGATCTTAGAAAACCTTTTGGATAAAAAAGAAGAAGTCTCCTTTTTAGCGGACCAATCAGAGGACGTGATCCTAGTCGCAAGACAATTGACCCCTTCTCAAATGATACTCATGGACAAGAGTAAAATTAGAGGAATAGCCACCGATTTGGGAGGAAAAACAGGTCATATGGCGATCCTTGCCAGAAACTACGGGATCCCCACAATCGTAGGTTTAAAGGAATTTTATAGAAATATTAACGATTTTGAATATGTTTTTTTGGATGCGGACACCGGTCAGATCGTGAGGAACCCTACGATAGAAGAAGTTAAGTATTACGGAGCTTCTTCTCCCTTGAGTTTTGAGACCAAGATAATAAAACCAAAAAAAGCGGTTACAAAAGACGGAGTCAAGATCCGACTAAAATGTAATTTAGAATCGGATACAGACTGCGATCTTGCTAAAAAAGCGGATGTGGACGGAGTGGGACTTTTCCGTTCCGAGTCGTTATTCTTAAAATACCAGGATAAAAACGTTTCCGGAGAAGAACAATTCTTAGCCTACAAAAGGATCGCAGAAGGAATGGATCCTAATCCTGTTTACATTCGAACTTTCGATATAGGAGCGGATAAATTTTCGACAGGAGAATTTGAAGAAAATCCTTTTTTAGGAAATAGAGGGATTCGATACAGTCTCCAAAACCCGGAATGGTTCAAGGAACAATTGATCGCGATACTAAGAGCTTCCGCTTATGGAAACTTAAGTATTCTACTCCCTATGGTGACAAACCTAGGAGAGATCAAAAAAACAAAAGAAATATTAGAAGAATGTAAAAGAGAACTTACCACCAGAAAAGAAAAGTTCAATAAGAAGATAAAATTAGGCGTGATGGTAGAAACTCCTTCGGCAGTATCTTCCATGGATGTTCTTGCAAGAGAAGTGGATTTTTTCTCCGTCGGAACAAACGATCTATTACAATATTTAATGGCAGTTGATCGGAATAACGTA from Leptospira neocaledonica encodes the following:
- a CDS encoding radical SAM protein; this encodes MSTSTLRPESSIALLEEMERKYKQIPFEAILKQDILRQGIHFLPESFQVGEDYKTKDYFIFSFDHIPLADMKEGTDSKAPEEIKITGGYFNLLPTIVSTRNNPNSPYKVKRIPAGEKDEGRPGLYLNETFLGKLEYPPKPAWYRHKTKSGKIPGEIAPVIEWGYLIYLTVFRNCQYFGKDEECAYCDINHNYRQQKNAGRPYTGVKDIEDILEVLSWIDAEDEIAKVYTITGGSVITSLKKKNEIDFYLEYAQAIEQKFPGRWMGKIVSQAWENDDCKKFKDAGIQVYHPNYEVWEPELFRKICPGKEAYIGRDTWIRRIVDSAEIFGPSYVIPNFVGGVELSQPWGFATVAEAIKSTGEGLDFFMSKGIMPRFTAWCPEPYTTLGTQAGPPLEYFCELLTVWKSTFEKYNLPVPPGYGEPGPGKAVFSVSAFMDVIGYPGRA
- a CDS encoding TIGR00266 family protein gives rise to the protein MKFEILAKPDFPILKLNLNSGESIRAESGAMVAMSPQVKMETKAQGGIFASAKRALFSGESFFQNTFTVENGNGELFLTSATQGDLEHRTLKNEELILSRGAYVAGGTELVIDSKWGGFKGFFAGEGLFFLKVSGTGDLFFSSFGAIHQVDVDGMYIVDTGHIVAFEPSLDYHIDKVGGLKSLFLSGEGLVAKFSGKGKLYLQTRNQNSFASWANTWRRVQRSTSGGD
- a CDS encoding TIGR00266 family protein, with protein sequence MNIQVLYKPSYSVAKVNLSSGESIKAEAGALMSMSSHIQMQTSKAQQGGLFKSLKAAFLGGESFWMNTFSASQAGEVLLAPTLPGDIEKLELNGTIFIQSSSFLASKPEIDIDTKFQGLKGFFSGESLFFLKLSGSGPVLISSYGGIEVLDVEGEFIVDTGHIVAFEEGLQYEITKFGGWKSFFLGGEGLVAKFKGRGRLWLQSRNVPTLGAWFRSELPPRKE
- a CDS encoding TIGR00266 family protein, translated to MQFQISHKPSFSLLKLRLGPGQSIKSEAGAMVYMSSKMGVETKMGSGFLSALSRKIFGGESFFFNTYTAPDTGGEIGLAPDLPGDIIDLDLNGKSIFVQSGSYLASDPGIQVVSKFGGLRSLFGGEGLFLLEISGTGKVFLSSYGAIVPIRVEGNYTVDTGHIVAFENSLQFKVGKAGGNWKSTLLGGEGLVANFSGNGTLWIQSRVPSGFISWLTKLLPV
- a CDS encoding SDR family oxidoreductase, with product MRMKQILITGANRGIGLELANIYVEKGYTVYAACRKSSEPLRRLGVKIFEGLDLTQSQSFETLSGFLTGVKLDIFINNAGILIPDNLESVDFTELETQILVNAIGPIRLSRLLLPKLGPNSKLIFITSRMGSIADNTSGAYYGYRMSKAALNAGAVSLARDLSSKKISVGILHPGMVATEMTGRQGIPPRNAAEGLFQQVEKLSPERSGRFFHQNGEELPW
- the lpxC gene encoding UDP-3-O-acyl-N-acetylglucosamine deacetylase; this encodes MNFTEHRKTLKETVRIKGIGLHSGKEVNLIGHPAPAGKGIVFEYRKGEDKASIPVELSNVVDTSNATTLGDGLHRVQTVEHLMAAVFSLGITDMVLEIDSVEVPIMDGSSLPFLEAFESTGYTEFEERIEPIYVKNPMWVVDGDKYLVILPSETWKVTYTIDFPHPLLKGQNITIDLDRDILRNEILPARTFGFLKDVEALQARGLAMGGSLDNAIVLTQDGYLNESLRYENECVRHKILDLVGDLSIAGRPIIGHYLASKAGHALDVSMAKLVMSSVTGNELGKYKSRRIPLFNRKAAMV
- the ptsP gene encoding phosphoenolpyruvate--protein phosphotransferase, coding for MNGGGKRSTYMGIVAFPGRFYGKCVKVGTKRRHLAHGAYIHESQKQEELKKLASALDSSKIELKSIISSLKTREQDRELKEILETQVTITEDPGLQDSFRNRIKEYNENAFLAVQNTINELTDKFTRLDNPFFRERSDHFQDISNRILENLLDKKEEVSFLADQSEDVILVARQLTPSQMILMDKSKIRGIATDLGGKTGHMAILARNYGIPTIVGLKEFYRNINDFEYVFLDADTGQIVRNPTIEEVKYYGASSPLSFETKIIKPKKAVTKDGVKIRLKCNLESDTDCDLAKKADVDGVGLFRSESLFLKYQDKNVSGEEQFLAYKRIAEGMDPNPVYIRTFDIGADKFSTGEFEENPFLGNRGIRYSLQNPEWFKEQLIAILRASAYGNLSILLPMVTNLGEIKKTKEILEECKRELTTRKEKFNKKIKLGVMVETPSAVSSMDVLAREVDFFSVGTNDLLQYLMAVDRNNVNVSSLYNPFHISFLRTLVQIVETAWKYERPLSICGEIASDTNFTILLLGMGFRELSISIPFVGPIRKILGSVSLKQANFLLKKILELSENEDYEAIEAFLFSKHLE